The genomic region CTACTTCTGATCCTTATACATAGCAAACCTTCCGTCGGAAGTCCACCCGCCGTTGACGGAAGGCTCTTTGGTCTCTTGGTTATAGGCCATAATTTCTTGCTAACAGATTTTCCGATCGATCCAAACTGTTTCGCAACTCCCAACAATTGTTTTGCTGTTTTTGAGAATGAACCATCGTTGTCGGCTAATCTTTCGATCTCCTCACAGGTAAAATTTTGGTATTCACAGTCTAAATACTCTCGTAATAAGATCTCCATCTGAATaaaaacattatatatatatacatacatatatatatatataagtgtaTTTGTACATAAAGCGCAAATACAATTCCGATCATATCATCAACTACCATATCTTGTTGAAAATGGGATATGTCACGAGATCCTTCGTGCCAGTCCCAATCGGGTCCAGGATCTACTGCGAAGAGGACAGGTAACAATTGCCCGGTGTCAGGATCAACCAAAGGTATGTTGACGCCTTCGCTGCAACGATCTCCGAAATCACTTGATCCGTCAACAATGACTAAAGGAGAGAAGTGGGCAGAATGATACGCTAGGAGCAACGGGGTTCTATGACAACGAGATGGAGGTACTTCTAATGGAAGGTATACACCTCCGAACGGAATTGGAGCTAAAGCTGCACCCTCTGCATCCTTTAACATAGTCTCTGCTATAACTATGATAGGCCTTTTTAAAGCATGAgccaaagctaatacgtgtaccTAGAAAATTGTGTCTGTTAGTCTGCCGTTCAGCCGGAATATACTAAATTAGAAAGGACGAAACGTTACATACTTCCTCTAAGCTTTGATAAGAAGTAGCCGTCTGATTCCTAAAAATAGGAGAAGCCATATCTACGATGGTTTGCCATTCGGTCAACCATTCCGCATCCGTGTAAGATAGTCCCGCGGCCGCGTTCAAGCCCATTTGCCGCCACTTCCATCTTCTAAGTAAAGCGTGCCTGTATTCCCCTTTGGCTAAAGTATTATGCAATGCCTCCCTCAATGTGAGAAGCCTATCATGAAAGCCCCACATGCCCAGAGAGGCTGCATGTAGAAGGCAATTACCATCTCCAGATGTTGCCAATGGCCAAAGTACTCTGTTACTTCCATTTTTACCACCGCACCACCAATTCAAGCGACCGGCAGCTTCCAATGATGTTAGGCATCCACCTTCGATCAAATCTTTCTCCAAAAATTGACGAAAAGAATCTAGAAACATGTTTTTCTTAGATTAAGAACAGAAAACAGATGGAATGCAAATTAGAACAGACATAAAGTACCTGGATATACAGTTAGATCTGGAAGAGAGAACGTAAATTCTGGAGTATCTAATGACCCTATCTGTGAACGAGCATAGGAAACGATAGCTGCATTTTCGGTCGCTCTTGATATGCCTCTGGCCAGTTTCTTTGTAGCACCGCTTCCATTTTCCAAAGCATTATTGGCAGTTGACTCTTTCTCCAAGCCGTCGTATGGAGATAGTCCTAGGTTCATCACCCTGCTTTAATATACCTGTAAATCAACATTTGATTTATCACTCGTGCAATGCAATTAACACATTTGCCAAATGCAGAAaagattcatttatttataatcAGCAAGAGAACAAAAAAACAATAGCAATCATGGGTAATTACGTACTATACCATGCATTAAATTGTTAACATCAACAAATAGAAGATGATCAATGCAAGCAGCACAGCATTTCGATTCTCGAGATTACGAAATATCGAAAGCGACTAAATTCAGCAGTGGATGCGCGATCGCTGTACACACGGGAGAGTGTATGTATACGAAAATATGTGTGTACGCATCATATAACGCGATCATACGTATATGATACGTATACTGGTCGGACGCAAATTATTGAAAAAATCCAAACCTTGGTCCGTATGTCGAATTACAGCAACGGAACACGGTGACGGAACGTCGTTAAATGGTATTCTAATTGGCTTTCAATGCGCGAACTGCTCGTACGTTTTCTCATATTTCGAAGCCTTTCCGTGGAAGGCTGTCCGCGACGTATCGGCTGCGACTGAGAATGTATTTGCACGAGCTACGATCTAAACACAACATAACCTAGAGCAACGGCAGCCTCTAGGAACTGTGGCGGCCGAGTAGGAGGGTGTAGAAGCGAATTATTATTGTTGCACACGGAATCACCGTGAAACTTTAAACCGGTCACATGTCAACTCGACATACGAGGGGTACCGCTGTTCTTATTTACGCAGTATCGTGCCCTTCCATTGGCAGACAGGCTCGCTCGCTCGATCGTCGCGGCACGATCGGTTTCGAAACTCAAGAAAACATTACAAGATCACAGCGAACCGTTCTTGTCATAACGCACCGCACTACACAATGTTTGCTAGAAATGCGATGTTTGACCTTGAAACCGTAAAATAGGCGTGTACACACCTATCCACCTACACCTACACCGATATAGGTATATAACTATCGcacatatacagggtgatcGAGATTTAACGATAACTTGCTTTCTATTTATTGCCACTCGAAAGCTACTTGCTTACTTAAAATAGATCAAATCAAACGAAGCGTTTAATATTCTTACATGTTTCAGATAAGATTTATagctattttaaataaaatatcgggGTGTCTGAATACTTTTGGTTAGTAGCGGTGATTCCTGTCACCTGTCATATTCGTCATAAGATACCATGCAAATTCCGACTGCGACAAAACTCATCCGTTCCGTAACATCTGGTCTTTGTACAGCGCCAGGACAGTGACAAAATGCTGTTAACAAAAAACAGAAGCTGGTAAACAAAATTATCAACGGTTAagtttggctaacagtttgagcgttttgccactacgttaattggcgctgtacagaCCTCTGAATGGAGCTTATCGAATTCGCCGCAAGAGGCGTCACTATCGTTTGCCTACGTAAATGATTCCTTCCAGTATTAGTATTATGTTATACGCGAAGAACGGCAATAATTATTGACGCTtgaataagaaataatatttgaatatagGGTGCTATGTCATATCTTATGTGTCTAGTCTATGAAcgtttcttcaaattcatgtgtacACCGTATACCCgagtgtgtgcgtgcgtgttcTGACTCGTGCCTTACCGTTTGAACCTCAAAGACCGTTCGTTTTTTATCAGAAAAATTTCAAACGGTTCGCGAGCGAACAAATTTTTGGATACTATCATCGGGGTATCGCATAGAGAAGCGGCGATGACTCTTCGCAAAGTTTGTTTGGCACTTGTCTTGTCGGTCAGTCTGTTGATGCGATTGGGCCACGTAGCCGGCTCCGAGGTGTTGCAAATTCGTGGCATACCCACGTCGAGGAATTCGCTGTTTTCACCGGATAGGGATTACCAGTGTTTCGACGGAAGCCTGTTGATACCATTCGCGTGGGTAAACGATGACTATTGCGATTGTGCGGACGGGAGCGACGAGCCGGGCACGTCTGCCTGTAGCAACGGCATATTCTACTGCGAGAACACCGGGCATAAGTCCCTTTATATACCCTCCACCTGGGTGAATGACGGTGTCTGCGACTGTTGTGACACCTCCGACGAATATAATTCAGGTAAGGAGTGCGTGAATAATTGCAATGAGCTTGGCAGAGAAGCTAGATTGGAGCAGCAGAAGGCTGAGGAATTGATGAAAGAAGGCAGCAAGGTAAGAACAGAGATGGTCTCCACGGGTAAACAGCTCAAGACCTACTACCAGGCCAACCTAGTAAAGCTTAGAGCAGATTACGAAGAGGCTGTTCTTGTTAAGAAGGAGAAGGAGGTAATGAAGACCCAAGCAGAGGACCGAGAAACAATAGCATTAGAGAAATATCGGGTGGCTGAACCTGAACAGCCTTCGGTAGAGGAAGGGGAAGAGGAGAAGGAACTGCAAGACTCAGAAATTGAAGATTACTTCAAATTATTGGACTCCGATGAAAGCGGTACCATCAGTGTCATGGAAATGAGAACCAGAATAACGTTCGACAGAGACAGGGATGGAGCTGTGAGCGAGGAGGAGGCACTCTTTTTCTTGAATAACCAGCAGGAAATAAATCTCCAGGAGTTCATGGACTCTGCTTGGTCTCTCATCAAACCCTTCCTAATGTTGGAACAAGGTTAACCATtggcaacaaatattttattttcattcagattcacatgttattataatttaattgttCTTTCAGGTATGTTTAAACCAGGTGATCAAGCAACAGAAGAAGAGGAGGGTCACGATAGCACAGAAGAACCATTGGAACACGATAAAGAAGAGGACGAGGAAGGCGAGTGTGACGGTGGGACAGCTGATGCTCAAGAAAAGCCCGAGTCTTCGATTCAATACGATGAGGAAACTCAAGCTCTCATCGACGAAGCTACGACCGCCCGGGAAGCCTACCACTCGGCAGAGAAGTCTGTAAACGACTTGCAGTCAGAGATCAGGAAGCTCGAGGAGAAACTGGACCGCGATTACGGCACTGAAGAGGAATTCGCGCCTTTAGACGGGGAATGTTTTGAGTACACGGACTTGGAGTACGTTTACACCCTGTGCATGTTTGGCAGAGCAACGCAGAGGTCGAAGTCCGGCGGCAGCGATATCATTTTAGGCCACTGGTACGAATGGGCCGGACCCGATGGCCATAAGTACTCCAGAATGAAGTACGACAGGGGCCTAACTTGTTGGAACGGCCCAGCCCGCTCTACCATGGTGACGCTCATCTGTGGCAAAGAGAACAAGCTGATGTCAGTGACAGAACCTATGCGTTGCGAGTACGCCATGGAGTTCTCCACGCCTGCTCTGTGTAATCCCAACTTGGAGGTCGCCGACACTCACGACGAGTTGTAAATCCCGTGTCGCGACAAACCTGTGCTAGCAAATACGAGATACAGACGAGACACTGTGCGACTTCGAAGCGACATAAATAAAGCGTAACCGATGCAAGGATAGGTAACGGCTGCGACAGCCGATGATCCGTTATCAGGCCTGTTCGCGTGAAAGCATCTTAACGCTTGCAATCAGttttaacaaataaaaaaaacggTTCTCCGGCGATCTTCGCAGTCTTATCAGTATGTCAGGATTTGTACTTGCAAGCGTTTATATACTTTCATGCTAGTTGCCAACGAACAATTGAGTTGTTAAATTGCTGTGCGAACATCGCAGAACAAAAACACACGAATGATAGTTTAACGGGTACCCACGGTCGTAATTTGCACAACGTTTTTTACCGTCAACGATAAGCACAGCTGATAAGAGCTGCTGAGAGCCTAGTCATACCTTGCGTGTTACGTAACAGCAGAGTTCCAATCGTATACGCGCAAATGGTTATTCGTATTTGCCCTCTGGAAACCCCTGATCGTGTTGCTTGGATAAACCAGCGTAATCCGCTGGTGACAACGCGTTTTACATTTTGCGGTCCGCTGTGTGCCCATTTTTTTCATTAAAACGACCAACACTGCGAACTAAGAATTGATAACAATTGAAAACAACAATCGCTTCTTTGTTAAGATTTGAAACAATCGAGACATTGGAATCGGTCGCTCCACGACGAAAAACATTTACGAAACAGAAAACCACGTTGCTCAATTAATGATAATTTCTTCTAGCATTTGTTTACCCGAGTATTTATGAAATGATAAGTATACATAAGAACTTAGCGTGCAGAGgtaatttcagttttttttttggtttctgCACGGTATCATTTAACAGATACCGAAATGGCGGACCGAAAAGTGTTAAGCAATGCCAGAACCTGTATCTCAACCGTTGAAGTTTGTTAGAATCGATTTACTATTTCCGTGATACGCGAGAAATCGTTGTTAACCGCCGATCCATAGTGTGTGTCGTCGTTGCATACATTCCTGCTCTTTTTCTACGAGAAATTTTTGTACCGATTGTTCGCGGATCAAGCATTGTTTTCCGTGAAACTCTCCTAACCGGTCACTGTCGTGTATGTGTATGTAAACACGTATGTTCACGTGCGTGTACCGTAGAAATatcgtattaaaaaaaaaaaaaacaaaaaaacgaaACGAGAATGCGGAAAGTAATAAaaagaagaaaggaagaaacacGAAAGCACCTGTATTCGAATCATCATCAGTGAACACGAAggtattttgtaattttttaaaagcgTGTCGCGGTGTGCGCGCCGGAATATGCGGGTTCAATAAAAAAGGAAAGGAAATTCTGTAATTCACGATGGCAGCTTTATTTACATTAATAACGTGGCGATCTGCTCTTTCTGTGTGTTacgtgtaatatatatatttatatatatattcctccTCAATTATGCGAGTTCTTGTAACGTTATAGCGACAATCATCAAATTCGTTTAtctttctctcactttctcACTCGCACGCTCTTTTTCTCTATTTATATCTCGTTAATCTAAAACGATCTACAACGGTATCTTTTGGATTCCGACACGTTTACAATCAACTATATAGACGACTAACAAAAAACATAAAGAAAAGAAAGGGGATTAGGGCTGGAGCTGATGAATAGACTGCGGTTCTCTATGCAAATCGACATGTTTCTTAATTTGGATAACTTGAGGAGAGTACAACAGCCTTCGCTGTTTTATATTTCACGCACTTATTTTCCGTGATAAACgcaaaaaatccgcagtttaacgCGATGAACGTTTCCGCGCGATCTATCCAAACGAATTCTACGCTCATCCGATTCCTCGGTACTTCGTTAAGGCACTTCAAAGACTGGAGGAGACACGCTCCGAATAGTCTTTTTCTCACCCGACGACAAtctcattttctctcttttttcctcCGTATCAACAAAAATCGATGTCGAGATTGTGCTCTTTGCACACGAGACATCCTAAGAATCACGTGCAGATCTTCTACCCTTCGAATAGCAGATCGATCCACCCGTgaagcaaaaaaaaaattatcttaaacgtagactacggattttatgcatttatgacagaaataccgttatcattattttcaattcattgaaATCATTAAGAAAGTAAATATACGTATGAATACGCAGCAttttatcttgcaattaatacgATTTTTAaaagacaattcttattttgcataaaaatccgcaatttaCTTATTTATCTTAGAAACGATTCTTACGTTTTACGATCTCGTAATTGTTTGAAACTTTCCGCAATAAAAAATAGTAAGGTCAATTACCCGTTTCATTGTTGCGCAGAAAATTGATTCACGCCCCGGggtaaatgaatttgaatttttccGAGGATCGGACGAGGATTaagaaacatttttctcttgTCCTTCGTGATACTTTAGTAGACTCTGTAAACCGATTTCCTTCTGTGCAATCCATAGTTTCCCAACGCGACGGCAATTTTAAGATCGGAGACGATTCTTCAGCGATTGATTTCTAGCGATGAGTCCGACTGGGAAGCTATAGGGTGAACGAACAAGAAACGGTTTATGATCATCGCTCGCAGAGTTTCTCTGTCGATTTCGCGCGTCGAAAGTTCCTACATAGAAAGTACCGAATGGAAAGGCAACATTTTCCAAAGATTACTCGAACGTCTCAACATACCCTGTGTTCATTTCGATCAGACACCATCATTCCTCTCGCTCGTGATAATGATAGGGGGCTTGGGcttgtttctttttttgtttaatGATTCACTTGATATTATTTACAGAACGGAACGATACACGACATTTATCTGTGCCTCTAAACTACTGTACAACAAGATCCACGAAACGCTAGGCTTTCTACAAGCCATTCCGCGTCGAATCGCAGAGAATTTGCCAACAGCAACTTTTGAATTTTCCCTGCGATTCGACGCGGAACGGTTCCTACACGAGAAGATCGCGGATTCGATAAGCGCGATCTAATACTGGATCCGGAGAAGATCCGGTAACATCGCCGAACTACGCGACTCTCGTTTCACAACGGAAAATCATTGGATAACTTCTCGTAGATGACCGCGTTGCCGTGCGCGTAATCGGATCGTTCGATTTcgaaattgcttcgaatgcgaTCGACGAACATCAACTTTCTACCGCGTGAGGAAAACGGAAATGATGGAACGTAAGCTCTGCAAACGCATTATTCGCTCGGAGAACGTGAAAACTAAGCATTCGTGCTAGATCGAatgtttcaaattattattaccGATCTAtaattagcttaaatcaacgATCTTCCTCTCGACTACGAAAAAATCTTGGTTCAGGGTTTTTCTTATAACCAAtttcgtgtttcgcatggaattcgttGTGAAGTTGAACATAAGTTCCTCGCAGTTGAACAATGGGGAACTATAGACAACATTAAACATTAcctgtatattttataatatctcTCGGATATTCGTATTTGACAGAACCGCATAAGAATTAGCGCAGTCTCGACATAATTAAATCCTTGCGAGTGGAAACTGAACTTTTTCGCGTTACAATTCAATGAGTCAGGTAAGTATAGTCGAAATTCTATCGTGACCGGTCTCCCGAAGGAACAACCGAAAATAGAAAAGTGTTTCGTTGCCATTGACACCCGTTTTGAGACGTATTTTCGCGCACCCGGAACGACTGCACGGCAATAACAGATACTAACGTTTTCGTTTTAACACGCAACATCTCGGCTTGTTCCCGGCCTTTGAGCGAAATCCCTCGGGACACCTCAGCAGGAAAGAAGACTGATCGTCTCTCGAATCGATCCGTTAGGAAGCTATTTCCttgtcgacgacgacgacgacgacgacgactgagTCATCAAGGATTGACTTGAACGAACGCGGCGCATCGCGCCGGCTCATTTGCCCAGCTTCTCGAACATGATCAGCTTCTCTTTGAAGCTCTTAGTGTCGGTGGACACCTCCGATATGTTTCCGTTCAGCATGTTCTGCAGATCCTCGTCGTTCTTACTGACCAACAGGTTGTCGAAGATCATCTTGTTGTCCTCCTGTTGTTTGGCGACCGGCGAGGTCGGTTGCGAGCCGGTGATCGGCTTCTTCTTCGGGTAGATCACCGAGCTGCGCTGGTTGTTCCCGTTGTCCGCCATTCTGGTCACTATCGTGATCGCCAGCAGCTGATGGATGTCGATGTTCTCCTTCGACTCCGACGACTGCCGCCAGTAGAACTTGTCCGGCGAGATCAGCGACCTCGAGTCCTCCGCTCCGTTCGCCACCGAGATCTCTTCCGGGTCcacgatgttcttgttgctccacGAATCCTGTATTCAAGCGaaacttatttaatttattggTTCTTGCAGAGAAAAAAATGACAATAGGAGAGCAATCGAACTTTATTTGTGATTCGCAGACAATTAATACTATATCGGTATTAACATTTTCAAGGTTCAAATTCGTCTACTCTCCCTTAAATGGTAAAACGCTCAGGACGCACATGAGGACGGTATCGATAAATAGATGCTGATTTGTAAATGATATTGTACATAAGGTGGACGCTATCGACTGGTAATCGTATTCGATAGAGGCACAGCATTTCGATCGCCACCGTCTCAAAGATACTTACGCTTTTTTCGCGCTTCTCTGTGACCGTATCGGCGGACTCCTCCTGTTTCCTGTCCTGGTCCAGGTCCCTCTCGAGGCTGTCGAGGGTTTCCGTGCTCTCGGAGGACTTGTTCCTCCTCTCGGAGTCCAGAGTATCCGTGCTACCCAGTTCCGAGCTCTCGGAGGACTTCTGAAGCCTGGACGGCTTCCTGACCGGCACCGGTCTCTTCTCCTCCTCCTGTTCGTCCTGAGGCACGATGTCCACGTAGCTGGTGCTCGGTATTCTCTTCGGCGTCCTCCTGATCCTCCTGTTCTCCAGCCTGTCCTCCGTCTCCAGATTGTCGGAGCTCTCGGAGGACATCCTCTTCGAGGACCTCCTGGAGACCTTGCCGAAGCCGTTGTCCCGGACGTtgttctcctcctcctcctcctcgtcttTGGTCTCGCTGACCTCGAGCATCTCGAAGCTCTCCGACGACTTCGAGATGCTCTTCGACAACCGCCTGCCTCTCGCCAGATTCATATCCGACATGCTGCTCCTTTTCTGCAGCTCTTGGACAGGGTTGGACTCGGTTTGCAGCGTCTGCTCCAGGATGTCGAAGTTCTCCGACGACTTTGATATGTTCTTCGAAGATCGCCGCGCCCGAAACTCGAAGCTGCTCCTCCTGCGCTCGATCGATTCGTCGCTGGCCAGGGTCTCGATGGCTTCCAGACTGTCGGAGGACTTGGAGACCCGATCGGTGGACTTCGAGATCGGGTTCAGCAGCCTACGGACCACCGGCTTCGACTCTTCGTACTCCATCAGCATGTCGAAGCCTTCGCTGGACTTGGAGAACCAGCTGGAAGCCGCCTCCAGGCTGTCCGGTGACTTGGACAGCCGGTTCGACGATCTTCTGCGCGGCAGCTTGGCCTCCAGCTCCTCGAAGATCTCCGCGCCCTTCTGCATCCGAGTCGACGGCTTCCTGACGACCGGCCTTGCTTCCGGCCTCGGTTCCGGTCTTGGTTCCGGCCTCGGTTCCGGTCTCGGTTCCGGCCTCGGTTCCGGCCTCGCTTCGGGTTGCTCCTCGTTCGTGTCCACGCTGGTCCCCGACGCGCTGACCGCGTCCAAGCTGTCCGGAGACAGCGAGGCCAGGCTCGGCGGCTTCCTCGGCAGCTTCGACTCCAGCTCCTCGAAGATGTCCGAGTTCCTCGACAGCCGGCTCGAGGACTTCCTCGCCACCGACACCGTCTTCGGTTCCGTGGTCGTCGGCGACGACGCGCTGCTGCTGCTCGTGTTCGCCAGCTGCGGATCCAGGCTGTCCAACGAGTCCTCCGTGATCGTCGTGATCGTCGACGTCGGCGTCGACGACGTGTTGTTCGCCGTCTGCGGCGCCGTGCGTCGCGGTGGCCTTCGGTTCTTCGGCCGAACCGAAATCCGATGGTGGGCAGCCGTGTGGTTCAAGCTCGCGCTCTCTAGCTCTGCTGCTCGACAAACGAAGAGATCAGGTCAGTGTGTCGGCCCGGCACGCGATTTAACCAGTTATTTAATTAGCCGGTTTCGTTCGAGCAAGCTCGACGTACAatcgaaataaatattgtcgAGCTTTTAGAGGTACACGCCGCGTTCCGAATAAAGAATATGTATCCCGCGGACAAAGGAACAATGGCGCGGCTATCTTATCTATCGATTCAGGGGTTTATCGGAATTTCACGTTACGCGATCTTTACGCGAACGCAGTCAATTCTCCCGCATTGTCCactcggcttgtaaacgaaagtggacaatttcgggagaggCGAGACGATTGTTAGAGCCTTGCGCCTCGCTTTTATGGTCGCCGATTGGcaacgattatgaaaacgaacttagcactagatttacggagcataaaaaatgtatattagtttacattatattagtttatatattagtatatattagtttatattagtttacaaaagtaacagtgagacatttattctgatttttaacaagtgttattgtaacgtttgccataagtaacatataagttgaatgaataactcataaatgtatctttacgatatgaataatcgtgaatcaaataattagtgacccgtcattttgacgggttccgtaaatctagtgtcaaggctcgaataatcgtatccgcgATTTTCCcaaatattgtccatttttgcaatttcggaagaggcgAGGCGATTGttagagccttgcggctcgcttttatggttgccgattggcaacgattatgaaaacgaactTAGCACTAGATTTgcagagcacaaaaaacagctgttttatattagtttatgaaagtaacaGTGAGACAttgattctgatttttaacaggtGTTATCGTAACGTTTGGCCTAAGTAACATATAAGTTGAatgaataactcataaatgtatctttacgatatgaataatcgtgaatcaaataattagtgatccgtcattttgacgggttccgtaaatctagtgtcaaggctcgaataatcgtatccgcgATTTTCCcaaatattgtccatttttgcttaaaAGCCAAAGGACAatgcgagagaaattactgcacgTGTTTCTAGAATTTGTAACGACTTCCCTAAAATCTTTTCATATCCTGGTGATACTTACGTAAGTCTTCTTTGGCCCCGGGTATCACTCGATCGACCGAGTCCCTCGGCGATTTCGGGTTCTGCGAAAAGAAATCGATATTACGATCGATTCGGATCACTGGATCGTGAACCAGTGGGTCGACATTTGGTTGGCCAACGACTCGGAAAACGATACCGCGAGAACAGCCTATATTTGGTTATTACGAGATCGCTAGAAGACTGGTTTCGAAAGTCCGCCATTTAGGGGGAGCAGTCGAAAAATCGCGTTTACCTTTTCACCATTAATCTCGATAGTCTCGTTGATTCGTCATCGGTATCGCGGTACCGACGCTGTACAAAATTTGGAAAACGTCCCTAACTGTACAGCAGAACTTCGATTATTGTCCAAACTGATAAGGTATACGCATGTTGACCGctaactttttatatttgaaagaaatttctttcgacaccagaaaataacaaaaattttgttGGCCAtggatataattaattatattatattatataatacaatattatattatattattatattatattattatattattatattataatattatattataaaatttttgttattttctggtgtcgaaagaaatttctttcaaatataaaaagttagCGGTCAACATGCGTATTCCTTAtcagtttattatataatacaatataattatattatataataatataatataattatattatataatacaatataattatattatattatataatcattatataatataatgatttatCATTATACAATGTATAAAGATAGATTAAAGTCGTCCTGGTAGATTAAAGCTGTAATAGTATATCGTATAATGTTTATTTGACTTATATTTTAAAGAGAATTTTAAAAATCAATGCATACTATTCTAGGACGTTTCTCTACATTTTGTTTTATGAAGTTAATCTATTTGCCGAATATATAGATCTCCTTAGATCGATTTACGTATGCAAGTATTACATAATGCGTTCGaataataaacgatttagatgtcggagattcggataatcgaggttgcGGTGTATTAGAAAAATGAAATACGAGCCGCTGCAGTCGGTTCCCCGGTGGCGGTAGCGGCCCTAGCGGCCCTAACGGTATTAAACCGCGACAGAGGTTAGGTGATTGGGTCCCAGGGCCCGCGGCCAGTTAACCGCGATCGTTCGGAACCGGTTGCAGGTGCCCGTCGCTTCGAAAGGCACTTCTTCGTTCTCGGAAAGGTTTCGTCGGTGTTCCACCTGCAACCTGCGACCCGCAACCGGTCCTTATCATCGGCCGCCGCGTAATTGCGCGCGCGGCTGGGCCCGTTCAACTGATAAACTTCACTTTCGACGATTTAGCAGCTGAAACACGACTTTACGCGACGCCGGCCCCCGGCTAGACGGGTTGAATGAGCGATCAAGATGGGGTCCCGCGATATCAGTTAATGTCACCGAACCTGGGGCCACCGGGATCCTGAATTCGAACGAAAGTTGTTTTCCGGCTTCCATCGACTTCTATCTGCTGTTTTGGACGTGCTCGGGCCCCGTTTCGAAATATGACCTGACGTTCTAGTTTCACTCGAAGATAGAAGACTGACCGCTAAAAGTGGAATCTTCGCAATATTAACACGCTAGGGAGgggttaa from Megalopta genalis isolate 19385.01 chromosome 3, iyMegGena1_principal, whole genome shotgun sequence harbors:
- the LOC117229532 gene encoding OTU domain-containing protein 7B, yielding MNLGLSPYDGLEKESTANNALENGSGATKKLARGISRATENAAIVSYARSQIGSLDTPEFTFSLPDLTVYPDSFRQFLEKDLIEGGCLTSLEAAGRLNWWCGGKNGSNRVLWPLATSGDGNCLLHAASLGMWGFHDRLLTLREALHNTLAKGEYRHALLRRWKWRQMGLNAAAGLSYTDAEWLTEWQTIVDMASPIFRNQTATSYQSLEEVHVLALAHALKRPIIVIAETMLKDAEGAALAPIPFGGVYLPLEVPPSRCHRTPLLLAYHSAHFSPLVIVDGSSDFGDRCSEGVNIPLVDPDTGQLLPVLFAVDPGPDWDWHEGSRDISHFQQDMMEILLREYLDCEYQNFTCEEIERLADNDGSFSKTAKQLLGVAKQFGSIGKSVSKKLWPITKRPKSLPSTAGGLPTEGLLCIRIRSRRHQYVDQMLQNYLQCAHARYLQDHKVDDTGSELNYGAGKSKFYAASDRGSHASVSKLLPTNPNKDRTLYLSRSTFYKNQASSEKPGPERWNNSNSLAAIVKECRNGQCQFFGSAENDYYCSQCWANQRYR
- the GCS2beta gene encoding glucosidase 2 subunit beta: MTLRKVCLALVLSVSLLMRLGHVAGSEVLQIRGIPTSRNSLFSPDRDYQCFDGSLLIPFAWVNDDYCDCADGSDEPGTSACSNGIFYCENTGHKSLYIPSTWVNDGVCDCCDTSDEYNSGKECVNNCNELGREARLEQQKAEELMKEGSKVRTEMVSTGKQLKTYYQANLVKLRADYEEAVLVKKEKEVMKTQAEDRETIALEKYRVAEPEQPSVEEGEEEKELQDSEIEDYFKLLDSDESGTISVMEMRTRITFDRDRDGAVSEEEALFFLNNQQEINLQEFMDSAWSLIKPFLMLEQGMFKPGDQATEEEEGHDSTEEPLEHDKEEDEEGECDGGTADAQEKPESSIQYDEETQALIDEATTAREAYHSAEKSVNDLQSEIRKLEEKLDRDYGTEEEFAPLDGECFEYTDLEYVYTLCMFGRATQRSKSGGSDIILGHWYEWAGPDGHKYSRMKYDRGLTCWNGPARSTMVTLICGKENKLMSVTEPMRCEYAMEFSTPALCNPNLEVADTHDEL